A window of Eucalyptus grandis isolate ANBG69807.140 chromosome 4, ASM1654582v1, whole genome shotgun sequence genomic DNA:
GCACACTATTGAGGCATGGGAATTCAGCTCTAACATGCACGTGGCTGGAAAAAAGAGCAAGTCATGGCTGTGGTCTATCTTAGGCTCAGGTTCTTTCCTATTGTTCGTTCTTATTGGAGCCTTTATTTGGTTTCGTCACCGTTCGAAGAGCACGAGAACAGACATGAGTGGAGAAGAAGATCATCTAGCGATTGACGAAGAATTCAACCAAGTGTCAGGCCCCAAGAAATTCACTTACAAGGAATTGGTCGCGGCAACCAGTAATTTTGCAGTCGAGCGGTTGCTTGGAGAAGGGGGCTTTGGTAGAGTATACGAGGGTTACTTGACCAGCATGAATGTTAATGTTGCAATCAAGAAGATTAACCCAGGGTCAAGACAAGGGATAAAGGAGTTTGCTACTGAAGTGATGACCATAAGCCGGCTACGACACAGAAACTTAGTCCAACTCATTGGATGGTGTCATGAGAAAAAAGAACTCCTTCTTATCTATGAGTTCATGTCTAATGGTAGCCTTGACTCTCATCTATTCAAAGAACGATCTTTCTTGCCATGGGAGAACCGATACAAAATCGCGCAAGGCATAGCCTCGGCATTACTCTACCTCCATGAAGAATGGGAACAATGTGTTATACATCGGGATATAAAGTCCAGCAATATCATGCTCGATTATGATTTTAATGCCAAAATAGGAGACTTCGGTTTGGCTAGGCTGGTTGACCATACAAAAGGGTTACAAACAACGATTTTGGCTGGAACCATGGGTTATATGGCTCCTGAATGTGTTTACACGGGTAAGGCTAGCAAGGAATCagatgtctatagctttggagttgttctATTAGAAATAATTTGTGGAAGAGAAGTCATCAAGCCAAGGGCCGAGGAAGACCAAGTTAGGCTTGTGGATTGGGTTTGGGAGCTATATGGAACCAAGAGGCTACTTGATGCGGCAGATCCGAAACTTGGTATCGATTTTGATGGGAATCAACTAGAGTGCTTGATGGTTGTAGGGCTATGGTGTGCTCATCCGGACTACACTGCCCGTCCTTCCATAAGAGAAGCATCAAACGTTCTCAACTTTAACACTTCAGCACCTGTTCTCCCATCAAAATTGCCAGTCCCTACATACCCAGGGCCTCTATCCACATTCTCTACGGTATCGATTCCTTTGTCTCATGCTGCCTCGACTAGTGGCATTGAATCTCCACATTTACTACCTCTTCTGTATAATCCTCTTATTCAACTTCCTCCACATTGCTCCAAAATACAGTATGAGTTGCTACTTTCGGTATATGTTTTCCTCGAAATTTTATTTCGGATATTTTTTGCttcatataaattttttcatttactaCCTTCTATTTGTATCTTATTAAGTAAGGTAGTATGTATCTtctttgatggttttattatctgttatcaatataattattgGTAAGTTATCAAAGAGTTGTTGGAAAAACTGGTgaatggtgatttttttttttgccattaaTTATCAGAGAAACATCTAATTATATGGATTAGCTTGAGATAAACATCCTTTAAGTAGTGATTAGGgcaataaaaatttattgaagGTTAAACATAGGTCATGTTTAGATGCTCAACTGACAAATAGCCCGTCACAACTGATGGTGGTAATTGCGGATGTGGAAACTTAGCTTAGGGAGTGAGATAAAGGAATTACATTACTCTAGACTCGAGGTTTAGGATACTAAAACTTAACATGAACTATCATAAACCGTATTCTGCACATGCAAAGAGATTCGCATTGATGACCAGTGGATAGATTCACGGCGACTCCTGCCAGCCTCCCGGTGGGTCTGTCGTTGGGCGGCCGAGAACAACGAGTGTCAAGATGGCTTCCAGATAGTTGTGAGGGTCAGGGTGCTTTGCGCGTCGTGATTGTAATAAGAGACTCAACTGGTAGCCCACTGTGCACTCTGGCAATTGGCCGTTGTTTTTTGACCAAACAAGAAAAGCCTAATATAAAGAAAGAAGGGGCTCCGGTAAACGGAACACGTGTTTTCCTTTGCATCGTATAATATTTCTAATAATAACCAATAATCGGTCGTACTTTTCAAAATTGGCAGTCATCATCCGTTTAGCACCGTGTGTAAGCAGTGACTCGCTTTGATATTAGACCAATGCTAAACTTCTTAAACATGATTTGCGAAATTGACACATGAGCGGTGCCTTGGACTATGGATAGCTCTTTACACATTTACCATTCATTAAAATTTTGTCAATGAGAACTGTTAAAAATCTACCTTTATGGATAACAGAAAGTAA
This region includes:
- the LOC120292471 gene encoding L-type lectin-domain containing receptor kinase IX.1-like → MELHSSDIINFKTRELPSLLVLVLSLAFAFTASASSQGINFSFQTFNESIIKLEGHSSYDGSFIQLTKSIEREPLGWSVGWAMYREPMRLWDKATRNVADFTTQFTFVIDSKRNSCFADGLTFFLVPEGSELPGNSSGGQLGLESRQGSPPSSVFSFVAIEFDTRYNAGFDPNCSYVGIDLNDFNSTNPRCVDWFNDKIMNGGRINATIAYNSSTQNLTVLMIDADATSTNINSSAIHYIVNMTQYLPKEWVNFGFSASTGLNFELHTIEAWEFSSNMHVAGKKSKSWLWSILGSGSFLLFVLIGAFIWFRHRSKSTRTDMSGEEDHLAIDEEFNQVSGPKKFTYKELVAATSNFAVERLLGEGGFGRVYEGYLTSMNVNVAIKKINPGSRQGIKEFATEVMTISRLRHRNLVQLIGWCHEKKELLLIYEFMSNGSLDSHLFKERSFLPWENRYKIAQGIASALLYLHEEWEQCVIHRDIKSSNIMLDYDFNAKIGDFGLARLVDHTKGLQTTILAGTMGYMAPECVYTGKASKESDVYSFGVVLLEIICGREVIKPRAEEDQVRLVDWVWELYGTKRLLDAADPKLGIDFDGNQLECLMVVGLWCAHPDYTARPSIREASNVLNFNTSAPVLPSKLPVPTYPGPLSTFSTVSIPLSHAASTSGIESPHLLPLLYNPLIQLPPHCSKIQYELLLSWIDSRRLLPASRWVCRWAAENNECQDGFQIVVRVRVLCAS